In the Capra hircus breed San Clemente chromosome 17, ASM170441v1, whole genome shotgun sequence genome, cctcctctgtgtgtgtgcgtggagagagaatatgcatgtatatgtgtatgtatgagacagcaatttgtacctttttttacCATTattagggcactaatcccattatgGGGTCCCCACCCTCATCTAAACCCAtttaccaggacttccctggaggtccaggggttaagactttaccttccaatgcagggagtgtgggatCGATCTCTAGTTGGGGGAGCTAAGAGCCTGTGTGCTTCAAGGCCAAAATaacccaaaacacaaaacagaagaaatattgtaacacattcaaatAAATACTTCAACAAAAGAATCTccaatcaatatttaaaaaaacattaaagatAAACCTATTTACCTCTTAAAgctcccacctccaaataccatcacactagGGGTTATGGCTTCAATGCTGGAATTTGAAGGGGGAACACAAACATTCTGTCTATAACAGGAACCTCATTGGGAATAACTGTGCAGCTCCTGTGTAGAATTAGGGCCAAGGGCTAACTGAAGGAAGGAATAtatgtgcctggcacatggaaagCTCTCAGCAGAGAAGAGTGACCACAAAGATGATGCCAGtgacagtgatggtgatgatgatgaaaagCCCGCTCTGCACCCTGGTCTTGTCTCCACGGGGTGACTTGCAGTCAGTCACCTAACTCTTTGGGCCCCCGTCTTTCCAATAAAGACTTCAGTCTAGAGCAGTGACTCTCAGCCTGTCTCCCGGGGCCAGCGGCATCACCATCCCCCGGGAGCTTGCTGGAAATGAGCATTTCTGAGCCCTCCCTGGACCGACGCTGAGACTCTGGGAGGAGCACTCCGCAGTCTGTGTTTAACAAGCCATCCCGGTAAGTCTGATGCATGTTCAAGCTTGATCTGGTCTACATGAAtgatctttcaattttttttaaatgacgtAAATGCTTTCTTGTAAACAAAATCGGGAGAAGGCAGGTACATAAAGCAGATAAAAAGCAGTGGTGCTAGCCTGGAGCAGAAGCCAGGTCCATCCTCCCACTCTTGCCCACGTACGGGCCAGGGGGAGGTGGACGCTCTCCCCACTTTGTGTCAGTTCCTCCTGCCAACCACAGcccgcctccctcctcccagcctcccttcCTGTTGACATGCTCCGTGAAGTATGGATTTGTTGTGGCCTCGTACAACCTGGtctatttcttctctccttctttctttatttatttttctttttttggaaaatagGTTCGAGCCTGTAACTCAGTTAATTATTTCCCAGAGCACCGGTTTGGTGGCTACGGCACAGCACAAGGCAGGGGAACAGGAGACGAGTCCTCGGAAGCTTCTTTCCAGAAAATCTAATTTCATCATTGAGAAATCTTCTGTCTTAAGCAGCCGCCtccgccaccaccaccataaaTTTACATATTCTAtatgccgctgccgccgccggaACGCACTGGGCCCGATTTGCATAATGCTGCTGGAGGGGCTGGCGCTTCTCTTGAACCCGAATGCAGCGGGAGCACGGAAGCAATTATTAAGCTATACACACTGGcagggagagaggcctcagatgGATTTCGACTCCAAACCTCATTCACAGCCTAGGCTGCTCATTACCCGAGGCTGACCGTGGACCCGAGGGCCTGGAACACCAGTGAGGTGCTCTCTTCGGGTCGTATCTACAGCCAGGCCGAGGCAGTGAGGACAAGTGGCTTTGGCTTCTCCAGTGTCGATGGCTGGAGCAATCTTGACCCTTTTCCCACAGGCAGATTTGTTCCTTGGATGGTTCTGTGCAGTTGCCTTTGCCAACACATCCCTGCACCTCTCTGTAACACCCTTTCAAACAGCTTCAAGACGAGCTGGCAAGGGTTTGCCCACCTCCTTGTGGACAGCCCGCCGGAAATGACTAAGAAAATGATCTTCCACAAAATCCCAGGTGGGAAAGGGCAGGCGGAAGCAGGGATTCTTGCATGACATAGTGGTCCTGCTTCACATCTATCTAAACTCAGGCTACCCGAGAAGAGGAGGGCTTCCCCACCCTTGGCCTCTGGTTGGCGGACAGTCCATGTATACTTGGGCTCTGGGTCTCAGACTGGGGGTTCTTTGATGTTCCAGGATCCACAGGCCACTCTCTGTAGTTTCAAGACCTTCCAGAGCTCTGAGCTTGACCTCCAAGTCACCCATGCCCCACCACTCCCAACTTCAGTAGTCCGTGGATGAAAATGGCCACTTCCGAGTGTGGGGCGCCATTCTGGTTTTACTCCAGCATCGATGTAAAGGCTTCCTTATGCGCTCAATGCTTGAAGAACAACTCTCAAGCACAGGGTGATCTCTTGGTCAGACTTCAAACCCAGCCCTTCCCGACAGTTTTTTCAACCAGATTAATTCACAAAAACACCCAGACAGAAAACCGCCTGCCAGCTTCCTACGGGTAAATTCCACGGGCACACTTTTCAGGTGATGCCAACAAAAGCACTAGACTCACTTGATAAGTTTGCCGACAGAACAAAACACCGTCGTGGGGAAAGTGGAGGACTGGCTGAGGACAGCCAGTGCCTTGCTTCTGATAGCTCATAATCAACTAGGCAACTTTAATTTTTTCCAGCAAACATCTGTTATTTCTGAGGAAGTGGAAATACATTTGCAAATACCAGCTTCACTCCTGGCTGCCTTGATGCTCAAAATTGGTGGAGCGCATCAGAAAAGCCCTGACACCAGAGATGGCCCATGGCATGAAAATCCCGCTCCGCGCCAGAATCTGAACAGAAAGGCAGTTGTTGCAAATTTGAAACAGCAGGTTTTTCCactgagggggggaaaaaaaagcatctcCACTTACTAAGAGGCACCGTCTCCTCAAAAGACCTCAACATTTTGTCCTCAGCACTGACTGTCTCATTGCAAGAATTTGGAGGGGACTCACTTTTTCCATGATTGCATCCAACACTGAATTATTTCTCCAAGAAAAGGAGATTGCTCCTGATTAGCCAAACCCAGGACTTCAAAAGCACAAATGGTGACTTTTCCAAAGGAAACCATTTTGGCGCATAAGTGGGGTTAGCGCTTCAGAGCAACAGATGGTCTCTAACATGAGAGTCCAGGGAGCAGACATGGGTGGGTCCTCGAGCAGGTCTGTGTCGTTTCTAAACCCTCCATTTCTGGATCTGTCAAGCGAGGATGGTAACCGTGCCTGCTGCCTGATTGTCTCTGGGAGAGTCAGATGAGGCAATGTATAGTAGTGGAGTCACAGGAAGACTAAATAATCTGTCCAGGTTACAGAATATTGAGGGTCCAGGCAGAGTCTGAACTCGAACGAGTTTGTTTTTAGCCGTCCAATTGCATGCTGTTCCCCACCATGGCCAAGGAATGCTGGAAAGCTAGTGCTTACAAAACCCAGTCATATCCGTTGGCTTTCTGGGCTGAGCTGAGAGGGGCTAGGTTAGGAGGTCTTTGAAGGAAGATACTCAAGGGAACATGGGCCTCACTGAACAGGTCACCTTGGTTAGAAACAGAGGTCAGCAGTTTCCAACTAGCCTTCTTAAAGAcccaaattttctttcattttgtaaataaggcCTTCTTTGCTTGCCATGAAATGCAGGCTATTGCGGTCAAGGAAATGGGAGATGAAATGGCAGGAAAAGGAAATGTACCAACGAGAAGAGCTGAGCTTATAAAACCTGCCACTTGAGTGGTTCCCTTTGAGCTTCTGGGTCGTGGTGCTGCCACACCACAGATCCGCTTTGTTTCATGCAAGTTGGTGACTGCCTTCCTTGTGTCTGCAGTGATGCTGCAGCCCCTGAGGCCAGGTCCTGAGGCAGAAATAAGcagtgcctggtggctcagtcggtaaagaatctgcctgcaatacagcagatccaggttcgatccctgagtcaggaagatcgcctggacaagagaatggccacccactgtagcactcttccctggagaatgtcatggacagaggaccctggtgggctacagtccatggggtcacaaagagttggatacgaccaagcgactaacactttccctacTTTAATACAAAGCAACAGCATGGAGGAAGGGGGGGAAACAGATGCACAGTCAAAACCCAAGAGCTTACCTAATAGAGGATCATCAGTGCTACCGTTCCTCATCTAACAGTACCTCCTAGGACCCAGAGATCCCACATCTAGGTATGCGCACAACAAAAATGAGAATATATGTGTGCCAAAAGATGGGTGAGAGCACAGTCACAGCAGCATTCTTTGGAACAACCTAAAACTGAGAACTACCTGAATCTCCGTCAACCATTTAAACAGAAAGATTGCACCATACGCCCAGGAAGGCATACCACATGACGAGATGGGCAAATCCAGCCCACTGTCATATCCGACCACTTCCTGTcttgtcaataaagttttattggaatgcaGCCGCATCCATTCACTACATACTGTCTACGGCGGCTTTTGCACTAACTGGCAAAGATGAGCAGTTGCAGAAGAAATAGTATAGCCTGCAGAGCCTCAAGTATTTACTCTCTGGCTCTTTCCAGAACAAATTTGCCAAACCTTGccatgtaaaaatgaaaataaacagtcTACAACTTCCCTTGGGCAATCTGGCTGATTTTCACAAACATAATATTGAGCGAAGGAGGCCAACACAGATGAGTACCGGTTGCACAATTGCATTTGTGTGAAGTGTCGAGACAAGCAGCAGAACTAGTCTACGTTGCTGGAAGACAGGTTACTCGTGGAGGATAGTAACTAGGCAGGGCCCGAGGCAGCTTACGGGCGCTGGAAACGTGCTTATTCTCCCTCTTGGGTGCTCATTTTGTGACAGTCCATTAGGATGTACACAGGTGATGAGCACACTTTCATGTATGCATGTTGTCCAtcgataaaacttttaaaaataaatttaaaaaaagaaacggTGGGTGTGGACCACAATGCCAAGTATTTTCTCAATGTATTTCCTGGGCAGAAAGCTCAAATAACAGATTGTCAAGTTAGAAAACAGATAACTCTGACTTTTCCACGCGAGCACACATTTATGCATTCACTCTACAAATGTTTATTGATCTCACACCACGCACCAGGTGCTGGGGATTCAGCCGGGAGGGAGCTAGACTCAGCCCCCGCCTTCCCGGCATTTGCATTCACTCTCACACAGGCCCAGGGAGTCATACGTGTGTGTCTGCACCAACACACACATCTCCATCCCCCAGACAGAGCTGCACACGTGTGCACTCCCAACCTGCAGGTCATGTCGTTCTCAGGCGAATGCTTTTCTGAGTTTTGCTCTCTCTCCCATCTCATCCATAACTACCACCTCTCTCCCTACTCAGACACCAAGACTGATGGATGGAGCTCAGTTTAGCTAGCATCGCTCAGAAGACCTGTATCCTCCAGGGGCCATGGGCCTGTGCTGGTTCCCCAGGTGAGATGGGTCAGACCAGCTGGTTTCCCCAAGGTCATCCCTGGCATCTGagacacctcagttcagttcagtcactcagtcatgtctgactctttgtgaccccatggactgcagcacaccaggctttcctgtccattaccaactcccagagcttgctcaaactcatgtccatcaagtcagtaatgacatccaaccatttcattctctgtcatccccttctcctcttgccttcaatctttcccaacatcagggccttttcaaatgagtcagttctaagcatcaggtggccaaagtactggagtttcagcttcagcatcactccttccagtgaatattcaggactgatctcctttaggatggactggttggatctccttgatgtccaagggactctcaagagtcttctccagcaccacagttcaaaagcatcagtccttcagcgctcagctttctttatagtccaattttcacattcatacatggaaaaaccatagctttgactagatggacctttgttggcaaagtaatgtctctgcttttgaatatgctgtctagattggtcatagcttttcttccaaggagcaagcatcttctaatttcatggctgagacACCTAGGGATCAGACAAGTGGAGATCTGGCACTGACGGGGTGGGTGACCTTGACCCCGAGGATGCCCTCTGCCATTCCCTGGGTTTTCGTTGGGCCTCCTGCCCTTGGTGTGGTCACCTGCCACCCACAAAGCATGGTCACCAGAGCCTCATGGTCTAGTGGTCAAGGCTTTCCTACATGTGGATTAGTGACTGATGCGTGTAGAGGTTATCTATTTGCATCTCATATTCTTggaagagcttcccaggtagctcagcggtaaagaacctgcctgcccaggcAGGAGACTCAGCAGAGATGGGTTtctttcctgggttggggagagtcccctggaggaggaaacggcaacccactccagtattcttgcccaaagaatcccacggactgaggagcctggcaggctaccatccatggggtcgcaaaagattcagacatgactaagtgactgagcatgcacgcacacacgtcTATAGAAGAAGGCCAGAATGTCAGCGATGGAAGGTCAGGGCCCATGCCCTGGGTGTTGTGAACAAGGAAACAGAGGTTCCATAATGGGAGAAGCTGGAACAGAGCTCCACACTCAAGCAGGACTGGGTCTGCCAGACTCCAGCCAGAAGCCTGTCCCTAACTCCAGGTGACTGAATGCCTCCTCGCTAAGGGGCCCTCACTGACAGGGGCCGGCTCACCACCCTCATGGCCTCATCACTTGGAACAAAACCTTATTCCTTTCGGTTCCTCCAACATCCCAAGCTCTTCCCcatcccagggcctttgcacatgctgttccctaaACCTGGGGCACCCTTCGCTCTGTGTTCATGGGGCTGGTTCCTTCTCCTCATTAGGATCTCAGCACAGAAGTCACCTTTTCAGAGAGCTGTTCCCTGAGCATCCAGTCTCAGCAAGACGCCATCTCCTTCCACCTGCTCTCCACCTACCTCTCTCTGTGATTCTTCGCAGCACTCAACAATATCTGAAAGTATTCATTTGTCTATTCTGTGAGCCCCACTGTGGCAAGGACTGCCTTCTGGCCCACTGCTCTATCCTAGTGCCTCCAAGCCGCTTGATATGCAGGAAGCATCTAGAGCATGttgtatgaatgaatgaacaaatgcatGGATAGACAGCGCCTACAGCAGAGTGGCTCGCAGGGCAGACACATCCCCGAGGGGCTGGGTGAGCCCACGAGATGAGAGCTCTCTCTCGACTGCCCTGATTAAGACCTCCCCAGTATCAGCAACCGCTCCCGGCATCTTTATATATGGAAGCATATTGACCCAGGGCTGACGGGACCCTGATGGGATTTGTGTTTACCTCTCTGATCAATAGGCGTCTCAGTGCTCACCCCAACACAATCTACCGCTGAGCATTATTAATTACTGCGCCTGCCTTTTCTTGCATCTCTTGACCCCTCGTGAAGTTTGTCTTTGTCTATCCTCTGCCTTGTGGATTTCCCGGGCCTGCAGCTTAGGTCAGGAGGGGGCCCGAGAGTGttgcttattttcttcttctgaacTAAGTGTCCGGACCACAGGTCTAgatgctgccctcttctctcctgTGCATTTTCAGGAAAACACCTGTGGAGAGGCTGGGGTGGCCACATGGTAGGAAAAAGGGCACCTTGAGTCCAACCTCAATCCTGCCCCTCACTTGCTGTGTGTCCTTGGCCCcatccctttccctctctgggccttgattCGACTCCCCTTCAAAATGAAAAGTCTCTCAAAGACTCCCTCAGTTCCATAGCATGGGTTTCTTCAAGTTTGGGATTCTTCATGAACAGCCTCCACACTTTTAATGCCCAAGGGGTCAAGCAACGCAAGTCCTGCCGACTTTCTTGTCTGGGGACACTGTGCACCCCGGTAACCTCTGAATGGAATacctccatttattcattcaacaattgCTCATGCATGTCTAGAAGCACACTTCCAGAAGACACTTTTGGGAATCTGCATACGTACCTGGTATGTGCCTAGTCACTCCATCCCCTCCCCCCGGTCATACAGAAAAAGCTCTATGATCCCTACTACACAGATGAGGACACTAAGTCCCTGCATGGTCgaggacttgcccaaggtcacacagctagtgtgtGGCTGAACCAAGACTGCAACCCAGAGCTGTCTGCCTTAAGGCTTGCCATCTGACCACTCCAACTGAGAACCCCAACCCTAAAATTCTTATCTCCTCTGCCCCGCCTTAAAGAGAGACCCCTGGAGGTGAACTTGGCCATGAGCCATTGCTTTTCATCAAAGGTGGAAGCACTTCAGAAAAGAACTATGGTGATTTCAACACTGACCCAAGTGTGGGTGGCTTATGGCCTGGAGGAGTTCACACACAGGTCCAATTAGTTGACACCAATTAACACT is a window encoding:
- the LOC108637859 gene encoding LOW QUALITY PROTEIN: uncharacterized protein LOC108637859 (The sequence of the model RefSeq protein was modified relative to this genomic sequence to represent the inferred CDS: inserted 1 base in 1 codon), which encodes MLLEGLALLLNPNAAGARKQLLSYTHWQGERPQMDFDSKPHSQPRLLIXPRLTVDPRAWNTSEVLSSGRIYSQAEADLSTEVTFSESCSLSIQSQQDAISFHLLSTYLSL